The Tistrella mobilis genome window below encodes:
- a CDS encoding transcriptional repressor: MADHAHDHAHASPRPAPAEGVPEAFPQGDHDHHACVATALDAAERICAANGARLTDLRRRVLELVLEGHEPVRAYDVLDRLKDERSGAAPPTVYRALDFLLEQGLVHRIESMNAFVGCGLAGRSHAGQFLICDACGRVAEVTDAGTAERLAELAKAAGFTLKRQMVELHGVCPACTAAARDGDAA, from the coding sequence ATGGCCGATCACGCTCACGACCACGCCCATGCCAGCCCTCGTCCCGCACCCGCAGAGGGCGTGCCGGAGGCGTTTCCGCAGGGCGACCATGATCATCATGCCTGTGTCGCCACCGCGCTGGATGCGGCGGAGCGGATCTGTGCGGCCAATGGTGCGCGGCTGACCGATCTGCGTCGCCGGGTACTGGAACTGGTGCTGGAAGGGCACGAGCCGGTGCGTGCCTACGACGTGCTCGACCGGCTGAAGGACGAACGCAGCGGTGCCGCGCCGCCGACGGTTTATCGGGCGCTGGATTTCCTGCTGGAGCAGGGGCTGGTGCACCGGATCGAGTCGATGAATGCCTTCGTCGGCTGCGGCCTGGCCGGGCGCAGCCATGCCGGCCAGTTCCTGATCTGCGATGCCTGCGGCCGGGTGGCGGAAGTGACCGATGCCGGCACCGCCGAACGTCTGGCTGAACTGGCGAAGGCGGCCGGCTTCACGCTGAAGCGCCAGATGGTGGAGCTGCATGGGGTCTGTCCGGCCTGCACCGCCGCGGCACGAGACGGGGATGCCGCATGA
- a CDS encoding efflux RND transporter permease subunit produces the protein MSEETPHRNPGADAPAAHDAPSTHDAPSTHDQDQGAARDQGPVRFNLSAWAISHRSLVLFMILILGIGGLWSYIQLGRAEDPSFTIKTMVVSARWPGATTLEMQSQVADEIEKKLQELPHLERLDTYSQPGATFVQVTLSDSTPPRDVAGLWYQVRKKVGDIRNRLPSGVQGPFFNDEYGDVYSALYMITADGLDPAALEKVAEGMRSRLLKVPDVTKVDVIGNQDQRVWVEFSHTRIATLGITPQAIFDSVARQNAVAPAGSVDTTADRVYLRVTGAFDAVERIAATPIQAGGRVFRLGDVADVRRGYEDPADYLVRQGGKTAVGVGVAMEDGANILTLGENLTAAMADIQAGLPVGIDVVQIADQPHVVDESVAEFVKVFIEALVIVLAVSFLSLGLRTGIVVAFSVPLVLAIVFLVMYAIGMDLHRISLGALIIALGLLVDDAIIAIEMMVVKMEQGWSRARAATFAWTSTAFPMLTGTLVTAAGFLPVGFAKSSSGEYAGAIFWVVGIALIASWFVAVIFTPYLGYKLLPDFSKKKGAHHDPDAVYDTRIYRMLRRMIGWCVGHRILVILMTVGMFAASIVGTGMVQQQFFPTSTRPELFFELRMPEGTAIGVTDAAARTAERLLAGDDDILSYTTYVGQGSPRFWLGLNPVLPNTAFAQIVILTRDTEARERVKARLDKAIEDGAVTQARARVDRFVFGPPVGFPVQFRVVGDDPLKVREIAYRVRDVMLQNAKVVDPHLNWNEQQKSLRLVVDQDRARALGMTPADISESLRTLLDGYTITQYREGNDLIDVVARAVPEERLDLDHLAGLTIATRDGVPVPLDQVVRIDYVFEEPIVWRRNREIVLTVRGDVIDGVQPPDVTTELLPALAALKAELPPGYRIDTGGSIEESAKANKAIAAVMPVMLIVMLTILMVQLQSFSRLILVILTAPLGLIGAVGALLATNQPFGFVALLGLIALAGMIMRNTVILIDQIEADVRAGHSRAQAIVDATVRRSRPVVLTALAAILGMIPLSHSVFWGPLALTIMGGLMGATVLTLLALPAIYALWFRVPRVEVKATVQAENQAARDHGRG, from the coding sequence ATGTCCGAAGAGACGCCGCACCGCAACCCCGGTGCCGACGCCCCCGCCGCCCATGACGCCCCGTCCACCCATGACGCCCCGTCCACCCATGATCAGGATCAGGGCGCAGCCCGGGATCAGGGGCCGGTCCGCTTCAACCTGTCCGCCTGGGCGATCAGCCACCGGTCGCTGGTGCTGTTCATGATCCTGATCCTGGGGATCGGCGGGCTGTGGTCCTATATCCAGCTCGGCCGGGCCGAGGATCCGTCCTTCACCATCAAGACCATGGTCGTCTCTGCCCGCTGGCCGGGGGCGACCACGCTGGAGATGCAATCCCAGGTCGCCGACGAGATCGAGAAGAAGCTCCAGGAGCTGCCTCATCTTGAGCGGCTGGACACCTATTCCCAGCCCGGCGCCACCTTCGTGCAGGTGACGCTGTCGGACTCGACCCCGCCGCGGGATGTCGCGGGGCTGTGGTATCAGGTGCGCAAGAAAGTGGGCGACATCCGCAACCGCCTGCCATCGGGCGTGCAGGGGCCGTTCTTCAACGACGAATACGGCGACGTCTATTCGGCACTCTATATGATCACCGCCGACGGGCTGGACCCGGCTGCGCTTGAAAAAGTGGCCGAGGGCATGCGCAGCCGGCTGCTGAAGGTGCCCGACGTCACCAAGGTCGACGTGATCGGCAACCAGGATCAGCGGGTCTGGGTGGAATTCAGCCACACCCGGATCGCGACTCTGGGCATCACCCCGCAGGCGATCTTCGACAGCGTCGCCCGGCAGAATGCGGTGGCACCGGCCGGTTCCGTCGACACCACGGCCGACCGCGTCTATCTGCGCGTCACCGGCGCCTTCGATGCGGTGGAGCGGATCGCCGCGACGCCGATCCAGGCGGGCGGCCGCGTCTTCCGGCTGGGCGATGTGGCCGATGTCCGCCGCGGCTACGAGGATCCGGCCGACTATCTGGTCCGCCAGGGCGGCAAGACCGCGGTGGGGGTTGGCGTCGCCATGGAAGACGGCGCCAACATCCTGACCCTCGGCGAGAATCTGACCGCGGCGATGGCCGATATCCAGGCCGGGCTGCCGGTCGGCATCGATGTGGTCCAGATCGCCGATCAGCCGCATGTGGTGGATGAATCGGTTGCCGAATTCGTGAAGGTGTTCATCGAGGCGCTGGTGATCGTGCTGGCGGTGAGCTTCCTGTCGCTGGGGCTGCGCACCGGCATCGTCGTCGCCTTCTCGGTGCCGCTGGTGCTCGCGATCGTCTTCCTGGTGATGTACGCGATCGGCATGGACCTGCATCGCATCTCTCTCGGCGCGCTGATCATCGCCCTCGGCCTGCTGGTCGACGATGCGATCATCGCGATCGAAATGATGGTGGTGAAGATGGAGCAGGGCTGGAGCCGGGCACGTGCCGCCACCTTTGCCTGGACCTCCACCGCCTTCCCGATGCTGACCGGCACGCTGGTGACCGCAGCGGGCTTCCTGCCCGTGGGTTTTGCCAAATCCAGTTCCGGTGAATATGCCGGTGCGATCTTCTGGGTGGTCGGCATCGCGCTGATCGCGTCGTGGTTCGTGGCAGTGATCTTCACGCCCTATCTGGGCTATAAGCTGCTGCCTGATTTCTCGAAGAAAAAGGGTGCCCATCACGACCCGGATGCGGTCTACGACACCCGGATCTATCGGATGCTCCGGCGGATGATCGGCTGGTGCGTCGGCCACCGGATTCTCGTGATCCTGATGACGGTCGGCATGTTCGCGGCCTCGATCGTCGGCACCGGCATGGTTCAGCAGCAGTTCTTCCCCACCTCCACCCGGCCGGAACTGTTCTTCGAACTGCGCATGCCCGAGGGGACGGCGATCGGGGTGACGGATGCGGCCGCGCGCACGGCGGAGCGGCTGCTGGCGGGCGACGACGACATTCTGTCCTACACCACCTATGTCGGCCAGGGCTCGCCGCGCTTCTGGCTGGGTCTGAACCCGGTGCTGCCCAACACCGCCTTCGCCCAGATCGTGATCCTGACCCGCGATACCGAGGCGCGCGAGCGGGTGAAGGCCCGGCTCGACAAGGCGATCGAAGACGGTGCCGTCACCCAGGCGCGCGCCCGTGTCGACCGCTTCGTGTTCGGCCCGCCGGTGGGCTTCCCGGTCCAGTTCCGGGTGGTCGGCGACGACCCGCTCAAGGTGCGCGAGATCGCCTATCGGGTCCGCGATGTGATGCTGCAGAACGCCAAGGTCGTCGATCCGCATCTGAACTGGAACGAGCAGCAGAAGAGCCTGCGCCTGGTGGTCGATCAGGACCGCGCCCGGGCGCTTGGCATGACGCCGGCCGACATTTCGGAATCGCTGCGCACCCTGCTCGACGGCTACACCATCACCCAGTACCGCGAAGGCAATGACCTGATCGACGTGGTCGCCCGGGCCGTGCCCGAGGAACGGCTCGATCTGGACCATCTGGCGGGGCTGACCATCGCCACCCGCGACGGTGTGCCGGTGCCGCTCGATCAGGTGGTGCGGATCGATTACGTCTTCGAGGAGCCGATCGTCTGGCGGCGCAATCGCGAGATCGTGCTGACGGTGCGCGGCGACGTGATCGACGGCGTCCAGCCACCCGATGTCACCACTGAACTGCTGCCGGCCCTGGCCGCGCTGAAGGCGGAGCTGCCGCCCGGCTATCGGATCGATACCGGCGGATCGATCGAAGAGAGCGCCAAGGCCAATAAGGCGATCGCCGCGGTGATGCCGGTGATGCTGATCGTGATGCTCACCATTCTGATGGTGCAGCTTCAGTCGTTCTCGCGGCTCATCCTGGTGATCCTGACCGCGCCGCTGGGGCTGATCGGCGCGGTGGGGGCGCTGCTTGCGACCAACCAGCCCTTCGGCTTCGTCGCCCTGCTGGGGCTGATCGCGCTCGCCGGCATGATCATGCGCAACACCGTGATCCTGATCGACCAGATCGAGGCCGATGTCCGCGCCGGCCACAGCCGCGCCCAGGCCATCGTCGATGCCACCGTCCGGCGCTCGCGGCCGGTGGTGCTGACGGCGCTTGCCGCCATCCTCGGCATGATCCCGTTGTCGCACAGCGTGTTCTGGGGGCCGCTGGCGCTGACCATCATGGGCGGTCTGATGGGGGCGACCGTGCTGACCCTGCTGGCCCTGCCGGCGATTTACGCCCTGTGGTTCCGGGTGCCGCGCGTCGAGGTGAAGGCAACCGTGCAGGCCGAGAACCAGGCAGCACGGGATCACGGCCGCGGCTGA
- a CDS encoding ABC transporter permease, producing the protein MSTQTTTGEDRLGRMMMRLYLGLFLFYLFLPLIVMGAATFNDSRLPTISPWAGTTLKWFDALWSDGQMWEGLTTSLLAAAGVVAVTVPVGTAAALLLDGLRGRARSFGFALMVSPLLTPGVIIGISTLVFWRQVEVGGGLFLIIIAQSTYIAAYVMLMVQARLQRFDRGLEEAARDLGASPWTSFRRITLPFLAPTMLAAAFIAFLQSFENYNTTLFVRGFDTPLTVYIASKVRTGVTPAVNALGLILIALTILGAVIWELNRRRAAKRIAPAG; encoded by the coding sequence ATGAGCACGCAGACCACCACCGGTGAGGACCGCCTGGGCCGCATGATGATGCGGCTCTATCTGGGCCTGTTCCTGTTCTATCTGTTCCTGCCGCTGATCGTGATGGGGGCGGCCACCTTCAACGACAGCCGGCTGCCCACCATCAGCCCCTGGGCGGGCACCACGCTCAAATGGTTCGACGCGCTCTGGTCCGACGGCCAGATGTGGGAAGGGCTGACCACCAGCCTGCTGGCCGCGGCCGGCGTGGTTGCGGTCACGGTGCCGGTCGGCACCGCTGCGGCCCTGCTGCTCGACGGCCTGCGCGGCCGGGCGCGCAGCTTCGGCTTCGCGCTGATGGTCTCCCCCCTGCTGACGCCGGGCGTGATCATCGGCATCTCGACCCTGGTCTTCTGGCGCCAGGTCGAGGTCGGCGGCGGGTTGTTCCTGATCATCATCGCCCAGTCCACCTATATCGCGGCCTATGTGATGCTGATGGTCCAGGCACGGTTGCAGCGTTTCGACCGCGGGCTGGAGGAAGCGGCACGCGATCTGGGCGCCAGCCCCTGGACCTCGTTCCGCCGCATCACCCTGCCCTTCCTGGCACCGACCATGCTGGCCGCCGCCTTCATCGCCTTCCTGCAGAGCTTCGAGAACTACAACACCACCCTGTTCGTGCGCGGTTTCGATACCCCGCTCACCGTCTATATCGCAAGCAAGGTGCGCACCGGTGTCACCCCCGCGGTGAACGCGCTGGGGCTGATCCTGATCGCGCTGACCATCCTGGGGGCGGTGATCTGGGAACTGAACCGCCGGCGGGCCGCGAAGCGTATCGCCCCCGCCGGCTGA
- a CDS encoding ATP-binding cassette domain-containing protein: MTALLQVREGRAGGPAVAPAAPPLVEIRNLLVERDGRRLLDGIDLTIAPGRIVTLIGPNGAGKSTLVKVALGLIAPSAGTVVRRPGLRIGYVPQALAVDRTLPLTARRFMTLADVHGRRPRAAEIAEALAEAGAEGLEDRSFHKLSGGEAKRVMLARALLQQPDLLVLDEAAAHLDMPGQIAFYRTLRAIRDRRGCGILMVSHDLHLVMSATDHVLCLNGHVCCSGHPDDVSRDPAFLALFGPLGADALAPYHHAHDHVHDHIHGPGGCTAGCGPDDAHHADTGHHHHH, translated from the coding sequence ATGACGGCGCTGCTGCAGGTCCGTGAAGGCCGTGCGGGCGGCCCTGCCGTCGCCCCCGCGGCTCCACCGCTGGTCGAGATCCGCAATCTGCTGGTTGAGCGCGACGGCCGACGGCTGCTGGACGGCATCGACCTGACCATTGCCCCCGGGCGGATCGTCACCCTGATCGGCCCCAACGGGGCCGGCAAGTCGACGCTGGTCAAGGTGGCGCTTGGCCTGATTGCGCCCTCGGCCGGTACGGTTGTGCGGCGGCCGGGGCTTCGGATCGGCTATGTGCCGCAGGCCCTGGCGGTGGATCGCACCCTGCCGCTGACGGCGCGCCGCTTCATGACGCTTGCCGATGTTCATGGCCGCCGGCCCCGGGCGGCCGAGATCGCCGAGGCCCTGGCCGAAGCCGGCGCGGAGGGGCTGGAGGACCGGTCCTTTCACAAACTGTCGGGGGGAGAGGCCAAGCGGGTGATGCTGGCCCGCGCCCTGCTGCAGCAGCCCGATCTGCTGGTGCTGGACGAGGCCGCGGCCCATCTGGACATGCCCGGCCAGATTGCCTTCTACCGCACGCTGCGGGCGATCCGCGACCGGCGCGGCTGCGGCATTCTGATGGTCAGCCACGACCTGCATCTGGTGATGTCGGCAACCGATCACGTGCTGTGCCTGAACGGCCATGTCTGCTGTTCGGGCCACCCCGACGATGTCAGCCGCGACCCGGCCTTCCTTGCCCTGTTCGGGCCGCTGGGCGCGGATGCGCTGGCCCCCTATCACCACGCCCATGATCATGTGCATGATCACATCCATGGGCCGGGGGGCTGCACCGCGGGCTGCGGGCCGGATGACGCGCATCATGCCGATACCGGCCACCATCATCACCACTGA
- a CDS encoding ABC transporter ATP-binding protein: protein MSHGVTLEHVTMRFGAGPAAVDDVDLTIAPGHFFSILGPSGCGKTTLLRMIGGFLEPTSGRVLIGGRDMAGQRPEQRPTAMIFQNLALFPLMTVAENIGFGLEVRGIAPAERRKRVEKLLDVIALPGIADKKVTDLSGGQRQRVAIARALAVEPQVLLLDEPLSALDLKLRQHMRAELRALQQRTGVTFIYITHDQGEALAMSDEVAVMSAGRVQQVAAPAELYDRPRTAFVAGFVGEANRIAGRVAGLDGNEAVVDTAFGPMAGIAPAPLKAGQPAALFVRPERMRLTAAEGLSAIGALPAVVTDQRFEGAFLHLVARPEGNGPGLPAELLAQLVNDGNLPPLAPGVRIGLAFGPQDAVVLADG, encoded by the coding sequence ATGAGCCACGGCGTCACCCTCGAACATGTCACCATGCGCTTCGGCGCCGGCCCCGCCGCCGTCGATGATGTCGACCTGACCATTGCCCCCGGCCATTTCTTCTCGATCCTGGGCCCTTCGGGCTGTGGCAAGACCACGCTGCTGCGCATGATCGGCGGGTTCCTGGAGCCGACCTCCGGCCGGGTGCTGATCGGCGGCCGCGACATGGCCGGCCAGCGGCCCGAACAGCGGCCAACCGCCATGATCTTCCAGAATCTGGCGCTGTTTCCGCTGATGACGGTGGCCGAGAATATCGGCTTCGGGCTGGAAGTGCGCGGCATCGCCCCGGCTGAGCGCCGCAAGCGGGTCGAGAAACTGCTCGACGTCATCGCCCTGCCCGGCATTGCCGACAAGAAGGTCACCGACCTCTCGGGCGGCCAGCGTCAGCGGGTCGCCATTGCCCGTGCGCTGGCGGTGGAGCCGCAGGTGCTGCTGCTCGACGAGCCGCTCTCGGCGCTCGATCTGAAGCTGCGCCAGCATATGCGGGCGGAACTTCGTGCCCTGCAGCAGCGCACCGGCGTCACCTTCATCTACATCACCCACGACCAGGGCGAGGCGCTCGCCATGTCGGACGAGGTGGCGGTGATGAGCGCCGGCCGCGTCCAGCAGGTCGCAGCGCCGGCCGAACTCTACGACCGGCCCCGCACCGCCTTCGTCGCAGGCTTCGTGGGCGAGGCCAACCGCATCGCCGGCCGGGTTGCGGGCCTGGACGGCAACGAGGCGGTGGTCGACACCGCCTTCGGCCCGATGGCCGGCATCGCGCCCGCGCCGCTCAAGGCCGGCCAGCCGGCCGCCCTGTTCGTGCGCCCCGAGCGCATGCGCCTGACCGCCGCCGAGGGGCTTTCCGCCATCGGCGCCCTGCCGGCGGTGGTGACCGATCAGCGCTTCGAAGGTGCCTTCCTTCATCTGGTCGCCCGGCCCGAGGGCAACGGTCCGGGCCTGCCGGCCGAACTTCTCGCCCAGCTGGTCAATGACGGCAATCTGCCGCCGCTGGCGCCGGGTGTGCGGATCGGCCTCGCCTTCGGCCCGCAGGATGCGGTGGTGCTGGCCGATGGGTGA
- a CDS encoding iron chelate uptake ABC transporter family permease subunit: MIFDAFLLRALAGGIGLALVMGPLGCFVVWRRMAYFGDTLAHSALLGITLGTVTGLGFGPGIVIACLSVAVLLVMMKRRQPLAEDTLLGILAHSALSLGLVAMALAGNPRVDLMAYLFGDILAIHGGDLWSIWVGGAAVLAVLALLWRRLLTITVDEDLARVEGVPVLGVQLAFMALIALVIALAMKIVGVLLVTSLLVIPAAAARRLAPTPEAMAVIAALTGAVAVTLGLGASLLWDLPSGPAVVVTAAMIFGLITLLPQRLVAR, encoded by the coding sequence ATGATCTTCGATGCATTCCTGCTCCGGGCGCTTGCCGGCGGCATCGGTCTCGCCCTGGTGATGGGGCCGCTCGGCTGTTTCGTGGTCTGGCGGCGCATGGCCTATTTCGGCGACACCCTGGCCCATTCGGCGCTGCTCGGCATCACGCTCGGCACCGTCACCGGGCTCGGCTTCGGGCCGGGCATCGTGATCGCCTGCCTGTCGGTCGCGGTGCTGCTGGTGATGATGAAGCGCCGCCAGCCGCTGGCCGAAGATACGCTGCTCGGCATTCTGGCCCATTCCGCCCTGTCGCTGGGCCTTGTTGCCATGGCATTGGCGGGCAATCCGCGGGTCGACCTGATGGCCTATCTGTTCGGCGACATCCTGGCGATCCATGGCGGCGATCTCTGGTCGATCTGGGTCGGCGGGGCCGCCGTGCTGGCGGTGCTGGCGCTGCTCTGGCGCCGGCTGCTGACCATCACCGTCGACGAGGATCTGGCCCGGGTGGAAGGCGTGCCGGTGCTGGGCGTGCAGCTGGCCTTCATGGCGCTGATCGCGCTGGTGATCGCGCTCGCCATGAAGATCGTGGGTGTGCTGCTGGTGACGTCGCTGCTGGTCATCCCGGCAGCCGCGGCGCGGCGGCTGGCACCCACGCCCGAGGCGATGGCGGTGATCGCGGCCCTGACCGGCGCCGTGGCGGTGACGCTGGGGCTTGGCGCCTCGCTGCTCTGGGATCTGCCGTCCGGGCCTGCGGTGGTGGTGACGGCGGCGATGATCTTCGGCCTGATCACCCTGCTGCCGCAGCGCCTGGTGGCGCGCTGA
- a CDS encoding alpha/beta hydrolase, whose amino-acid sequence MATLIHFATNRKPAPKTVFSEGFNDDPDELRFGTASFEGSALYRAPLDAVAASAEVTIRPENLARNHLGSTDAFAAIRQAVAGHRDVLLFVHGYNHSFRESLGRAVQIQQWLADGGRDVVMVLFAWPSLGRGVNGRTYRDERSRAQMSGPALGRLLLKATDFLRTGPSQGVCTARIHLLAHSMGNWVLRGGICHMRTFVGDNIPPLFDEVILTAGDEDDDTLSNPKKLAPLLRGCRRVTVYYNQQDLALKASDVAMGNPDRLGLSGPLRPDALPAKIAAINVSPVILRNLTGDRAWEDDPTGHQYFRNNAVVRADMLHVLTGALDEDIPNRSRRAGWWRLG is encoded by the coding sequence ATGGCGACCTTGATCCATTTCGCGACCAACCGCAAACCGGCACCGAAGACGGTGTTCTCGGAAGGCTTCAACGACGACCCGGACGAGCTGCGCTTCGGCACCGCAAGCTTCGAAGGATCCGCGCTCTATCGCGCGCCGCTGGACGCGGTCGCCGCCAGTGCCGAGGTGACGATCCGGCCCGAAAATCTGGCCCGCAATCACCTGGGCAGCACCGATGCCTTCGCCGCCATCCGCCAGGCCGTGGCCGGCCATCGGGATGTGCTTCTGTTTGTGCATGGCTACAATCACAGCTTCCGGGAATCACTCGGCCGCGCCGTCCAGATCCAGCAATGGCTGGCCGATGGCGGGCGGGACGTGGTGATGGTCCTGTTCGCCTGGCCGTCGCTCGGCCGCGGCGTGAACGGCCGCACCTATCGCGACGAGCGCAGCCGGGCGCAGATGTCGGGTCCGGCGCTCGGCCGGTTGCTGCTCAAGGCCACCGATTTCCTGCGCACGGGCCCGTCCCAGGGCGTGTGCACTGCGCGGATCCATCTTCTGGCCCACAGCATGGGCAACTGGGTGCTGCGCGGGGGCATCTGCCATATGCGCACCTTCGTCGGCGACAACATCCCGCCGCTGTTCGACGAGGTGATCCTGACGGCTGGGGATGAGGATGACGACACCCTGTCCAACCCCAAAAAGCTGGCCCCGCTTCTGCGCGGATGCCGGCGGGTGACGGTCTATTACAATCAGCAGGATCTGGCGCTGAAGGCGAGCGATGTGGCGATGGGCAATCCCGACCGGCTGGGGCTGTCGGGGCCCCTCCGGCCCGACGCCCTGCCGGCCAAAATTGCGGCCATCAACGTCTCGCCGGTGATCCTGCGCAACCTGACCGGCGATCGCGCCTGGGAGGATGATCCGACCGGCCACCAGTATTTCCGCAACAATGCGGTGGTGCGCGCCGACATGCTGCATGTTCTGACCGGCGCGCTGGACGAGGACATCCCGAACCGCAGCCGCCGCGCGGGATGGTGGCGGCTGGGTTGA
- a CDS encoding zinc ABC transporter substrate-binding protein — protein MQGMTGVQGTAVAALLLAGTALAGVSSAQAEVPVVVATIKPLHALAAGVMAGVGAPELLVQGAASPHDYALKPSDARLLDKAGLVIWAGPGVESFMPRIIDGLAGKARTLAMVEAPGVKTLPIREGGVWEPHEHAHEDEGHDGHGHDGHGDDGGHGHEDHAHDEHAHDEHDHDGHDHEGHGHEDHDHGAMDGHVWLSPANARAMVAEIAHVLAEADPEHAARYRENAAAYDTRLAELDRTLAAGLAPVKTRPFIVFHDAYQYFETAYGLAGVGSVTLNPEQPPGARRISELRQRITEGGVACVFAEPQFDPRLVKTLTEGTPAKSAVLDPVGADLTPGPDAYPELMAALARSMTDCLAPGT, from the coding sequence ATGCAAGGCATGACGGGTGTGCAGGGAACCGCGGTGGCAGCCCTGCTGCTGGCCGGAACCGCCCTTGCCGGTGTGTCGTCGGCGCAAGCCGAAGTTCCGGTGGTGGTCGCAACGATCAAGCCGCTGCATGCGCTGGCAGCCGGCGTGATGGCCGGCGTGGGCGCACCCGAGCTTCTGGTCCAGGGGGCTGCCAGCCCGCACGACTATGCCCTGAAACCCTCCGACGCCCGCCTGCTCGACAAGGCCGGCCTGGTGATCTGGGCCGGCCCCGGCGTGGAAAGCTTCATGCCGCGGATCATCGACGGCCTCGCCGGCAAGGCCCGCACGCTGGCGATGGTCGAGGCACCGGGGGTGAAGACCCTGCCGATCCGCGAAGGCGGGGTCTGGGAACCGCATGAGCATGCCCATGAGGACGAAGGGCATGACGGGCACGGGCATGACGGGCACGGGGACGACGGCGGGCACGGGCATGAGGACCATGCTCATGACGAGCACGCCCATGACGAGCATGACCATGACGGGCATGACCATGAGGGGCATGGGCACGAGGATCACGATCACGGCGCCATGGACGGCCATGTCTGGCTGTCGCCAGCCAATGCGCGCGCGATGGTGGCTGAAATCGCCCATGTGCTGGCCGAAGCCGACCCGGAGCATGCCGCCCGCTATCGCGAGAACGCCGCCGCCTATGATACACGCCTCGCCGAGCTGGACCGGACGCTTGCGGCCGGGCTGGCACCGGTGAAGACACGGCCCTTCATCGTCTTCCACGACGCCTATCAGTATTTCGAGACCGCCTATGGTCTGGCCGGCGTCGGCTCCGTGACCCTCAATCCCGAACAGCCGCCTGGTGCCCGCCGGATCTCGGAGCTGCGCCAGCGGATCACGGAAGGCGGGGTCGCCTGCGTCTTTGCCGAGCCACAGTTCGATCCGCGGCTGGTGAAGACCCTCACCGAGGGCACGCCGGCAAAGAGCGCGGTGCTCGACCCGGTCGGCGCGGATCTGACCCCGGGACCCGATGCCTATCCGGAACTTATGGCCGCTCTTGCGCGTTCCATGACCGACTGCCTTGCCCCCGGCACCTGA
- a CDS encoding ABC transporter permease — MGDMIRRRGPALAFAILGISAVWVLILVVLPQLWMLDYSLRPNLPPSKVGGPEDIRSFANYAALFSNQIHFGIFVKTIWASALVTLLTLVACYPIAYYLAQVATRRRAATVMLILIIPFWINEVLRTFAWYIILALNGPLNGLLLGLGVIDQPVRWIDGNGAVLVGMVYAYVLFMVFPIYNAIESLDRAQIEAARDLGAGQLRIHRRVVIPHAKPGIATGCIMTFMLAAGSYAVPALLGSPGSRWFTQIIYDWFFEGGNWHMGAAYAFVLLLICMGFIMIMMRVFKVGVGDIAR; from the coding sequence ATGGGTGACATGATCCGCCGGCGCGGCCCGGCTCTCGCCTTCGCCATTCTGGGGATCAGTGCGGTCTGGGTGCTGATTCTGGTGGTGCTGCCGCAGCTCTGGATGCTGGACTATTCGCTGCGCCCCAACCTGCCGCCCTCGAAGGTCGGCGGGCCGGAAGACATCCGCAGCTTCGCCAATTACGCGGCGCTGTTCTCGAACCAGATCCATTTCGGCATCTTCGTCAAAACGATCTGGGCAAGCGCGCTGGTCACCCTGCTGACCCTGGTCGCCTGCTACCCCATCGCCTATTACCTGGCCCAGGTCGCCACCCGCAGGCGGGCGGCGACCGTGATGCTGATCCTGATCATTCCGTTCTGGATCAACGAAGTGCTGCGCACCTTTGCCTGGTACATCATCCTGGCGCTGAACGGGCCCCTGAACGGGCTGCTGCTCGGGCTCGGCGTCATCGATCAGCCGGTGCGCTGGATCGACGGCAACGGCGCGGTGCTGGTCGGCATGGTCTATGCCTATGTGCTGTTCATGGTCTTCCCGATCTACAACGCGATCGAGAGTCTGGACCGGGCGCAGATCGAGGCCGCGCGCGATCTGGGGGCCGGCCAGCTGCGCATCCACCGCCGGGTGGTCATCCCCCATGCCAAGCCCGGCATCGCCACCGGCTGCATCATGACCTTCATGCTCGCCGCCGGTTCCTATGCGGTGCCGGCCCTGCTCGGCTCGCCCGGCAGCCGCTGGTTCACCCAGATCATCTACGACTGGTTCTTCGAGGGCGGCAACTGGCACATGGGTGCGGCCTATGCCTTCGTGCTGCTGCTGATCTGCATGGGCTTCATCATGATCATGATGCGGGTGTTCAAGGTCGGCGTGGGAGACATCGCACGATGA